A window of Drosophila nasuta strain 15112-1781.00 unplaced genomic scaffold, ASM2355853v1 ctg14_pilon, whole genome shotgun sequence contains these coding sequences:
- the LOC132797583 gene encoding uncharacterized protein LOC132797583: protein MSYLLTEIALEMLGYKFYDTNGDFHLTNFQHSMTAVKSDLHSDEPSLMDFIHQTSNTESESSLICGQSKDTYEPSSLDQSTKSLISVDLRRAPARALAKMMKHESGKIFNDFTKRNSRKFSNSGTSEAISNMTAVPATKSRTSANALSNILDYEITTIRGQISQRLEASLQKSVTSNKEIFHRHCCSVEKNKIIEDANGMKKFRLILEERLRRIDPRPYATYKRTFGLE from the coding sequence atgtcatACTTACTTACTGAGATTGCCTTAGAAATGTTAGGCTATAAATTTTACGATACGAATGGAGATTTTCATTTAACGAACTTCCAGCATTCAATGACTGCTGTAAAAAGCGATTTACATTCTGATGAACCATCCTTAATGGATTTTATTCACCAGACATCGAATACCGAATCCGAATCGAGTCTAATATGTGGACAAAGCAAAGATACGTATGAACCGTCTTCTCTAGATCAGTCAACTAAGTCGTTGATATCAGTTGACTTACGGAGAGCACCTGCTAGAGCGTTGGCAAAGATGATGAAGCATGAAAGTGGCAAAATCTTCAATGATTTTACAAAAAGGAATTCCAGAAAATTCAGTAATTCTGGTACTTCTGAAGCAATATCTAATATGACGGCAGTTCCAGCGACCAAGTCTCGTACTTCAGCCAATGCATTGTCTAACATTTTAGACTACGAAATCACAACTATTCGAGGCCAAATATCACAACGCCTGGAAGCATCTTTGCAGAAAAGCGTAACTTCaaacaaagaaatatttcACAGACATTGCTGTTCagtggaaaaaaataaaattatagagGACGCCAATGGAATGAAGAAGTTTCGATTAATTTTGGAAGAACGCCTGCGTCGAATTGATCCTCGTCCATATGCAACATACAAAAGAACATTTGGATTAGAATAG
- the LOC132797548 gene encoding sesquipedalian-1 yields the protein MKINEKNLCVFARAPPYDMEGFLNKRGEINRAFQRRYFVLKGNLLFYFETRIDKEPLGLIIVEGCTIELSVETDMDNYCFEIAFNGNRTYVLAADTQESMEAWMKALTCAGYEYKRIIVAELQRQLQEIEESRNKMRSNPAGITLSAETDTTGKPKPPPRRQNPFNRPAPPPPTTDVDLQCGVVSPMPFITGYFGSSQAKADLDQRRSNHGLILQSTPKARRHGIGPSPTIFYNDNFTTSSQSGKLASITNVERMEQQIRLANAIEEFTRNHEQFRKNVMSDIIAYRERQSQPLIQF from the exons ATGAAGATAAACGAGAaaaatttatgtgtttttgcCAGAGCACCACCCTATGATATGGAAG GGTTTCTTAACAAAAGGGGCGAAATTAATAGGGCTTTTCAAAGACGATATTTTGTGCTAAAGGGCAATCTGCTGTTCTACTTTGAAACGCGAATTGACAAGGAACCATTGGGATTAATTATAGTCGAAGGCTGTACCATCGAATTGTCAGTTGAGACGGATATGGACAATTACTGCTTCGAGATAGCATTTAATGGCAATCGCACCTATGTACTAGCCGCAGACACACAGGAAAGCATGGAGGCCTGGATGAAGGCGCTAACGTGTGCTGGCTACGAATATAAACGCATTATTGTGGCAGAGTTGCAGCGTCAGCTGCAGGAAATTGAAGAGTCCAGAAATA AAATGCGTAGCAACCCCGCTGGTATAACTCTGTCTGCTGAAACGGATACAACGGGAAAACCAAAGCCGCCACCAAGGCGGCAAAATCCCTTCAACCGTCCGgcaccgccaccgccaacaACTGATGTAGACCTCCAATGCGGTGTCGTGTCACCCATGCCTTTTATAACTGGATACTTTGGATCAAGCCAAGCGAAAGCAGATCTGGACCAGCGACGTTCAA ACCACGGCCTTATTTTGCAATCCACACCCAAAGCACGGCGACATGGGATAGGTCCATCTCCTACTATTTTCTACAATGATAACTTCACGACTTCCAGTCAATCCGGAAAATTGGCAAGCATCACGAATGTTGAGCGCATGGAACAGCAAATTCGCCTTGCGAATGCCATTGAGGAATTCACACGCAACCACGAACAATTTCGAAAAAATGTGATGTCGGATATTATTGCGTATCGTGAACGGCAAAGTCAACCCCTAATACAATTCTGA
- the LOC132797549 gene encoding uncharacterized protein LOC132797549 — protein MDEESETTHYYLECEGGVEEWHWNSKSTKLLVELYSERRHRFRDPKTRKRALWTEIVDDMEHAGYKGINEDICDRKWRNMKKTYRTCRETLKKNARKRVGWEYYDTFDDMFQNENVNSTTAKTESDALIEEQHNELSDMQCTLETDNNTIRAEQSNDMTMVAEEQQRQLLILERSRIAAIRELSKRIEESNVIQRERNDLLREYLSQL, from the coding sequence atggACGAAGAGTCTGAAACTACACACTATTACTTGGAATGTGAAGGCGGCGTGGAAGAGTGGCATTGGAATTCGAAGAGCACAAAACTTTTAGTCGAACTGTATTCGGAACGTCGTCATAGGTTTCGAGACCCCAAAACTCGTAAGCGAGCTCTGTGGACAGAAATTGTGGATGATATGGAACATGCTGGCTACAAAGGTATAAATGAGGATATTTGCGATCGTAAATGGCGCAATATGAAAAAAACGTATCGAACATGTCGAGAAACTCTCAAGAAAAATGCACGCAAAAGAGTCGGCTGGGAATATTATGATACATTTGACGATATGTTTCAAAATGAGAACGTTAACAGCACTACTGCAAAAACAGAAAGTGATGCTCTGATCGAGGAGCAGCACAACGAGCTATCCGATATGCAATGCACTCTTGAAACTGATAATAATACCATACGTGCAGAGCAAAGCAACGATATGACGATGGTGGCTGAAGAACAGCAACGGCAATTGCTAATACTGGAGCGAAGTAGAATTGCCGCAATACGGGAATTAAGCAAGCGGATTGAAGAATCGAATGTTATACAACGAGAAAGAAATGACTTGCTACGGGAGTATCTTTCCCAGTTATAA
- the LOC132797582 gene encoding protein RCC2 homolog — protein sequence MSAKRKAGGNGTGPNKRRPKKKESDYEDEFSDESDDDVGQQLQRGTQMEVLIPHDNIDPPSKLPEDLLATLEKTPGQLLLAGMVTWDLTGKRDRKNVAKVRPNLYSFHRFTDGKYRSVASGPTAAHTILINMDRKALGFGRNPSGQLGLAQDMKLVEKPTLIPALDHLNIVQAAAGRHHTLFLTDMGTVYACGENKSGQCGVGNTHPNIYAPTPINYRGPPIIRIGCGAEFSVILDIKGNLHTFGLPEYGQLGHNTDAKYFVNANKLSFHFETSPKKVVLYIEKSKEGHVTPVDGVQIVDFACGNNHTVAIDSKKRVYSWGFGGFGRLGHAEPKDEMVPRLMKFFDAQGRGGRSVYCGSTFSLIVNELGLLFLFGQNKKTGEANMYPKPVQDLAGWNITSIGCANTSIMISADDTLIAWGASPTFGELGIGEFQKSSTVPKEVPKMDSIKIPQVTMGYSHTVLIVDTTHEATKQKFDKMPEYTIED from the exons ATGTCCGCAAAGCGTAAGGCAGGTGGTAATGGAACCGGTCCCAACAAACGTCGACCAAAGAAGAAGGAATCTGACTATGAGGACGAATTCAGCGATGAGTCTGACGACGATGTTGGCCAACAATTGCAAAGGGGAACCCAAATGGAAGTTCTAATACCACACGATAACATCGATCCACCCAGCAAATTACCGGAGGATTTGCTTGCTACATTGGAAAAAACACCAGGtcagttgctgctggctgGCATGGTTACCTGGGATTTAACTGGCAAGCGCGATCGAAAAAATGTCGCAAAAGTGCGTCCCAATCTTTATAGCTTTCATCGCTTCACGGATGGAAAg TATCGCTCTGTAGCTAGTGGTCCCACTGCTGCGCAcacaatattaataaacatgGATCGCAAGGCACTTGGCTTTGGACGTAATCCTAGCGGCCAGCTAGGTCTTGCCCAGGATATGAAGCTGGTGGAAAAGCCAACTTTAATTCCAGCATTAGATCATTTAAACATTGTTCAAGCAGCCGCTGGGCGTCATCACACGCTCTTCCTCACAGATATGGGCACCGTATATGCTTGTGGAGAAAATAAGTCTGGGCAATGTGGTGTGGGAAATACGCATCCGAATATTTATGCACCAACGCCGATTAATTATCGTGGTCCTCCCATAATTCGCATTGGCTGCGGTGCAGAATTCTCTGTTATTCTTGATATTAAGGGTAATTTGCATACCTTTGGACTACCGGAGTATGGTCAACTCGGCCACAATACGGATGCCAAGTATTTTGTAAACGCGAACAAGCTCTCATTCCATTTCGAAACTTCACCGAAAAAAGTAGTACTTTACATTGAGAAGAGTAAAGAAGGACATGTGACACCCGTTGATGGTGTACAGATTGTTGACTTTGCTTGCGGTAATAATCATACG GTGGCGATTGACTCCAAGAAGCGCGTCTATAGCTGGGGCTTTGGCGGATTTGGCCGCTTGGGTCATGCTGAGCCAAAGGACGAAATGGTTCCACGCCTTATGAAATTCTTTGATGCTCAAGGTCGTGGCGGGCGGAGTGTATATTGTGGCTCTACTTTCAGTTTAATAGTTAATGAGTTGGGATTACTATTTCTCTTTGGACAGAACAAGAAAACAGGAGAGGCGAACATGTATCCAAAGCCTGTACAGGATTTGGCAG gctGGAATATAACATCGATAGGCTGTGCTAATACATCTATTATGATATCTGCAGACGATACACTAATTGCATGGGGCGCATCGCCTACCTTTGGCGAGTTGGGAATTGGAGAGTTCCAAAAATCATCGACGGTTCCAAAAGAGGTACCTAAAATGGACAGCATTAAAATACCTCAGGTTACTATGGGCTATTCCCATACAGTTCTTATTGTGGATACAACTCACGAAGCCACAAAACAGAAATTTGATAAAATGCCTGAATATACCATTGAGGATTGA